A genomic window from Flavobacterium johnsoniae includes:
- the cydB gene encoding cytochrome d ubiquinol oxidase subunit II has product MEFFWYVVLMGILAVYLVLDGYDFGAGIIHLFFADTEKDKKAITNAIGPFWDANEVWLIAAGGVLFFAFPTLYASSFSGFYLPLIMILWLLIFRAIGLEMRGQVHNHMWESIWDKVFGIASLLLALFFGIALGNIVRGVNLGMVQNGVSTQEPHYFFLPLWNPTFSPQANELGIIDWFTLFLGIVSVVALTIHGANWIIYKTNSALNPKLKKVVFALNIVLLVLVCISLQIWHFIEPKPFHNFVENPILWFFPLMTFVGILGLFKVRSFKKDGHGFIFSTLFLVGGFASTAVSIFPNVLPSTNKVNPSLTIYNTAAHEYGLNAGLSWFFVALFLVIIYFIIQYRVFSGKMDDIGYGEH; this is encoded by the coding sequence ATGGAATTTTTTTGGTACGTAGTTTTAATGGGAATTCTGGCTGTTTATCTGGTTTTAGACGGCTATGATTTTGGTGCAGGAATTATTCATTTATTTTTTGCCGACACAGAAAAAGATAAAAAAGCAATTACTAACGCTATTGGTCCGTTTTGGGATGCCAATGAAGTTTGGCTGATTGCGGCTGGCGGAGTTTTATTTTTCGCTTTTCCAACTTTATATGCTTCTTCTTTTAGCGGATTTTATTTGCCTTTAATAATGATCTTATGGCTTTTGATTTTCCGTGCGATCGGATTGGAAATGCGCGGACAAGTGCATAATCATATGTGGGAAAGCATTTGGGATAAAGTTTTCGGAATCGCAAGTCTGCTTTTGGCTTTGTTTTTCGGAATTGCTCTTGGAAATATTGTTCGAGGAGTAAATCTCGGAATGGTACAAAACGGAGTTTCTACACAAGAACCACATTATTTCTTTTTGCCTTTATGGAATCCAACTTTTAGTCCGCAAGCAAATGAATTGGGAATTATCGATTGGTTTACGCTTTTCTTAGGAATTGTTAGTGTAGTAGCGCTGACTATTCACGGCGCAAACTGGATTATTTATAAAACAAATTCTGCTTTGAATCCGAAATTGAAAAAAGTTGTTTTTGCTTTGAATATTGTTTTGCTGGTTTTAGTTTGTATTTCACTTCAAATTTGGCATTTTATTGAGCCAAAACCGTTTCATAATTTTGTTGAAAATCCGATTTTATGGTTTTTTCCTTTAATGACTTTTGTTGGAATTTTAGGATTGTTTAAAGTTCGTTCGTTTAAAAAAGATGGCCATGGTTTTATTTTTTCAACCTTATTTTTAGTGGGAGGATTTGCTTCAACAGCAGTTTCAATATTTCCAAATGTTTTGCCTTCAACCAATAAAGTGAATCCGTCATTAACGATTTATAATACTGCTGCTCACGAATATGGATTAAACGCTGGATTAAGCTGGTTTTTTGTGGCTTTGTTTCTGGTCATTATTTATTTTATTATTCAATATCGCGTTTTTAGCGGAAAAATGGATGATATTGGATATGGGGAACATTGA